A single Nostoc sp. PCC 7107 DNA region contains:
- a CDS encoding ABC transporter ATP-binding protein → MSIYQSLKKSYRRDSWRGNDWRLFLRLVPYARRDIKLLTLAMLLLVPIAFSNAIQPLLIGQAISLIRNEPSTYEFLRNIPLWQGINILEGFILVAIVTRMFFTSIQGYLLQKLGQNITAAIRQDLFKHVTSLAVRFFDRTPVGKLITRLTSDVEILGDVFSTGAIGIISDIFSMVVIIGIMLSIQWQLACLLLLILLPITWLIIYFQQKYRKANYKAREELSLLNSQLQENIVGINVVQLFRREKINAELFRSVNNRYIGQMDQTIFYDSAVSATLEWIGLVAIAGVLWMGGWLLLEQNLTFGVLSAFVLYAQRLFDPLRDFAEKFTVIQAGFTAIERINDILDEPIEIRDRNNQRFSVFDHSFGYIDEIMAEMESQSFNSTPELGEIRFEHVWFAYKDDDFVIKDLDFVIRPGEKVALVGPTGAGKSSIIRLLCRLYEPTQGRILIDGVDIREVPQADLRRYMAVILQEGFLFAGNVKSNITLGDRYTFEEIELAAQNTNIAQFIGELPQGYNTQLRERGTNLSSGQKQLLAFARAAIRNPQILVLDEATASLDVNTEALVQQALDQLLVKRTAIVIAHRLSTIRNVDRIFVLKRGELIEQGSHEELLQQGGMYATLHNLQMLGT, encoded by the coding sequence ATGAGCATCTACCAATCCCTGAAAAAATCCTACAGACGAGACAGTTGGCGTGGCAATGACTGGCGATTATTTTTGCGGTTAGTTCCCTATGCTCGTCGTGATATCAAACTGCTGACTTTGGCAATGCTATTGCTTGTGCCGATTGCTTTCTCTAATGCCATACAACCATTATTGATTGGACAAGCTATTTCTCTCATCCGTAATGAACCCAGTACTTATGAGTTTCTCAGGAATATTCCTCTGTGGCAAGGGATAAATATCCTGGAAGGATTTATCTTGGTGGCAATTGTTACCCGAATGTTCTTCACCAGCATCCAGGGTTATCTGCTACAGAAGTTAGGACAAAATATCACAGCCGCTATTCGGCAAGACTTATTTAAGCATGTCACATCTTTGGCAGTCCGCTTTTTCGACCGCACACCTGTAGGTAAATTAATTACCAGACTCACTAGCGATGTAGAAATTTTAGGAGATGTATTTTCTACTGGGGCGATCGGCATAATCTCCGATATATTTTCTATGGTGGTGATTATTGGGATTATGTTGTCTATTCAGTGGCAACTTGCTTGTTTGCTGCTGTTAATATTACTACCTATTACCTGGTTGATTATTTACTTTCAGCAAAAGTATCGTAAAGCTAACTATAAAGCACGGGAAGAACTGTCTTTATTAAATTCCCAGCTACAAGAAAATATTGTTGGTATTAACGTCGTACAGTTGTTTAGGCGGGAAAAAATTAATGCAGAGTTGTTCCGCAGCGTTAACAACCGCTACATTGGCCAAATGGATCAGACCATTTTTTATGATTCTGCGGTATCAGCGACCTTGGAATGGATTGGCTTAGTCGCGATCGCAGGTGTATTATGGATGGGTGGTTGGTTACTGTTGGAACAAAACCTGACATTTGGTGTATTATCTGCATTTGTTCTGTACGCCCAGCGATTATTTGACCCATTGCGAGATTTTGCCGAAAAATTTACCGTTATTCAAGCTGGCTTTACTGCCATTGAACGAATTAACGATATTTTAGATGAACCGATAGAAATCCGCGATCGCAACAATCAACGTTTCTCAGTATTTGATCATAGCTTTGGTTACATAGACGAAATCATGGCGGAGATGGAATCACAAAGTTTCAACTCCACACCAGAATTAGGCGAAATTCGCTTTGAACATGTCTGGTTTGCTTATAAAGACGATGATTTTGTCATCAAAGATTTAGATTTTGTGATTCGTCCTGGCGAAAAAGTCGCATTAGTCGGCCCTACTGGCGCAGGTAAAAGCTCCATTATTCGGCTTCTGTGTCGCCTTTATGAACCCACCCAAGGACGAATTTTAATCGATGGTGTTGATATTCGAGAAGTCCCTCAAGCAGACTTGCGCCGCTATATGGCTGTCATTTTACAAGAAGGCTTTTTATTTGCTGGGAATGTTAAAAGTAACATTACCCTCGGAGACAGGTATACATTCGAGGAAATTGAATTAGCTGCACAAAATACTAATATTGCTCAGTTTATTGGAGAATTGCCCCAAGGCTATAATACTCAATTGCGAGAGCGTGGCACAAATCTTTCTAGTGGTCAAAAACAACTATTAGCCTTTGCTCGTGCTGCTATTCGTAACCCCCAAATTCTCGTATTAGATGAAGCAACGGCAAGTTTAGATGTGAATACAGAAGCTTTAGTTCAGCAGGCACTAGATCAGTTACTAGTAAAACGTACTGCTATTGTGATTGCTCACCGCCTATCAACAATTCGCAATGTGGATCGCATTTTTGTTCTCAAGCGAGGTGAATTAATTGAACAGGGTAGTCATGAGGAATTATTACAACAAGGGGGTATGTATGCAACCTTGCATAACTTACAAATGTTAGGAACTTAA
- a CDS encoding DUF4082 domain-containing protein, whose product MKKIKYIKFCLLAALTLLLSFSSTIIHAQTAPLTVLTTQAPSTFKTDGIPYELGMKFRSTKEGQVSSIRFWKPANETGSHTGRIWSETGTLLSSVTFANETPSGWQQQALNTPLNIQANTNYVVSVNTNTYYPATNGGMTNSIVNGDLSSVAGSNGVYNTTVGAFPTNSYQNTNYFRDISFVAAAPPTTSNPPTTSNPPTTSNPPTTSNPPTTSTSTIPASSKAPWPVFQRIDALKSSSTVGLTKVWGDYFENSEDPFFLLPGVQTQELSNTSGGNYAVYNNIDLGSGAEALMLRVALASGTNAVEVRLGSASGTLLGTCSINSTGSVSTYRTVPCPLTLNTALAKGIQNLVIRFPGTNSTMRFNWFAFWAKDTTQTIDQVQKWQSTVMVNRPAPVIPIAGSPVRTQDLLPASSATLAKSYGLWSPGKTWECPKWIHDTYWVKADDNKIYPTWHPPVDFNPETNTYCTYGHEHGDDPRGSEVFTTAGMPAFGYINEQHAINDPANPRHEDHFGHKVFVANNWTMYNANNSSNTTKCDVLVKIHMGSHSPDALTNTAHEMFVAGKCDGQQAFNVKQFGLFGAPGYFKEPEATYCDAFLPSGITPNPLNQPTDGAHRAIPTKDCYARGTQAEQSSLVQKRTFEYWLTEFVRGDFYFRVTNPARIYDASSTTKIGRTVDLCYSSTHPLAKTLLCQETLAAGSQVVWDDPRSPFRGTVGIESHFSRLAFDNSSSSVIYTDAYGKNARTSPDSSRKITFKQIVPIQGFDYRVSGQDSLFPSVDYSALGKNGVRAPN is encoded by the coding sequence ATGAAGAAGATTAAATATATCAAGTTTTGCCTACTCGCGGCACTTACGCTGCTGTTGAGTTTCTCTAGCACCATAATTCATGCCCAGACTGCACCCCTAACAGTTTTAACAACTCAAGCTCCTAGCACTTTCAAGACTGATGGAATTCCCTATGAATTAGGTATGAAATTCCGCAGTACCAAAGAGGGACAGGTTAGCTCGATCCGCTTCTGGAAACCTGCCAATGAGACAGGCTCGCATACTGGCAGAATTTGGTCAGAAACAGGAACTCTCCTATCTAGTGTTACTTTTGCCAACGAAACTCCTTCGGGTTGGCAGCAACAAGCTCTGAATACACCTCTGAATATTCAAGCCAATACAAACTACGTAGTCTCTGTCAACACCAATACTTATTACCCAGCCACGAATGGAGGGATGACTAACTCCATTGTCAATGGAGATTTGAGTTCAGTGGCAGGTAGCAATGGAGTGTACAACACAACTGTAGGCGCGTTCCCCACGAATTCTTACCAAAATACGAACTATTTTCGTGACATCAGTTTTGTTGCTGCTGCCCCACCAACGACATCAAACCCACCAACGACATCAAACCCACCAACAACATCAAACCCACCAACAACATCAAACCCACCAACAACATCGACATCAACTATTCCAGCAAGTTCTAAAGCACCTTGGCCAGTCTTTCAGCGTATAGATGCACTCAAGTCTTCTTCCACTGTTGGGTTAACAAAAGTTTGGGGAGATTATTTTGAAAACAGTGAAGATCCATTTTTCCTTTTACCTGGTGTACAGACTCAAGAACTGTCGAATACTTCAGGAGGCAACTATGCAGTCTACAACAACATTGATTTAGGCAGTGGTGCAGAAGCACTGATGCTCCGCGTTGCTTTGGCTTCAGGAACTAATGCAGTTGAAGTGCGCTTAGGCTCGGCTAGTGGTACTTTGTTGGGAACATGTAGCATCAACAGCACCGGCTCTGTCTCAACCTACCGTACTGTTCCTTGTCCTTTGACTTTGAATACAGCCCTTGCCAAAGGAATACAAAACCTAGTTATCAGGTTCCCAGGAACTAACAGCACAATGCGCTTTAATTGGTTCGCTTTCTGGGCAAAGGATACAACGCAGACAATTGACCAGGTACAAAAATGGCAATCTACCGTTATGGTCAACAGACCAGCACCTGTTATACCAATTGCTGGTAGCCCAGTGCGGACACAAGATTTGCTACCTGCAAGTTCTGCGACACTGGCTAAGTCATACGGTCTATGGTCTCCTGGAAAAACTTGGGAATGTCCAAAATGGATACACGATACTTATTGGGTAAAAGCTGACGATAATAAAATCTACCCAACTTGGCACCCACCGGTGGATTTCAACCCAGAAACCAATACTTATTGTACCTATGGTCATGAGCATGGCGATGACCCACGCGGTTCAGAAGTGTTTACTACTGCGGGTATGCCAGCTTTCGGCTATATCAACGAACAGCACGCAATTAATGACCCAGCTAATCCCAGACATGAAGACCACTTTGGCCATAAGGTTTTTGTTGCCAATAACTGGACTATGTACAATGCTAACAATAGCAGTAACACAACAAAATGTGATGTACTCGTAAAAATACACATGGGTTCACATTCACCAGATGCGCTCACAAATACGGCACATGAAATGTTTGTGGCAGGTAAATGTGATGGACAACAAGCTTTTAACGTCAAACAGTTTGGCTTGTTTGGTGCGCCTGGATACTTCAAAGAACCGGAAGCAACTTATTGTGACGCATTCTTGCCTTCTGGTATTACGCCGAATCCGCTCAACCAACCAACAGATGGCGCTCATCGTGCCATTCCTACAAAGGATTGCTATGCGCGTGGTACTCAAGCAGAACAGTCTTCCTTAGTTCAAAAAAGAACATTTGAATACTGGCTAACAGAGTTCGTACGCGGTGATTTTTACTTTAGAGTTACAAATCCTGCTCGGATTTATGATGCCTCTTCTACCACGAAGATTGGTAGAACAGTGGATTTGTGTTATTCCTCTACTCATCCTCTCGCTAAGACCTTGTTATGCCAAGAAACCCTAGCCGCTGGTAGCCAAGTAGTGTGGGATGATCCTCGTTCACCTTTCCGAGGGACAGTTGGTATAGAGAGTCACTTTTCCAGATTAGCCTTTGATAATTCTTCATCTTCCGTAATTTATACAGATGCCTATGGCAAAAATGCCAGAACATCACCCGATTCTTCTAGGAAGATTACCTTTAAGCAAATCGTCCCAATTCAGGGATTTGATTATAGGGTAAGTGGCCAAGATAGCCTCTTCCCCTCCGTAGACTATTCTGCATTAGGGAAAAATGGTGTCAGAGCGCCTAACTAA
- a CDS encoding WcaF family extracellular polysaccharide biosynthesis acetyltransferase, with the protein MRLDSYTTDTYTPGAPLWKQVLWYFLGFSVVQNRWLTASSLKVWILRGFGAQIGENVRIKPGVRVKFPWRLVVGDHVWIGEDAWIDNLANVTIESHVCISQGVYLCTGNHDWSHPDFKLIIAPIHIQESSWIAAKSVVGPGVTVGKGAVLTLGGVTGRSLEAMTIYAGNPAQPIKERKI; encoded by the coding sequence ATGCGGTTAGATAGCTATACTACTGATACTTATACTCCTGGCGCACCCTTATGGAAACAAGTGTTGTGGTATTTCCTGGGTTTTTCTGTGGTGCAGAATCGTTGGTTAACTGCTTCAAGCTTAAAAGTTTGGATACTTCGCGGTTTTGGCGCACAGATCGGTGAGAATGTCCGGATTAAACCAGGAGTGCGCGTGAAGTTTCCCTGGCGGCTAGTTGTCGGTGATCATGTGTGGATTGGGGAAGATGCTTGGATTGATAACCTAGCAAATGTCACTATTGAAAGCCATGTGTGCATATCTCAGGGGGTTTATCTCTGCACAGGCAACCATGACTGGAGTCATCCTGATTTTAAGTTAATTATTGCGCCAATTCACATTCAAGAAAGTAGCTGGATTGCGGCTAAGTCAGTAGTTGGCCCTGGAGTGACTGTTGGGAAGGGTGCGGTATTGACTTTGGGTGGAGTTACAGGACGTTCTTTAGAAGCGATGACAATCTATGCAGGTAATCCCGCCCAGCCAATCAAGGAGCGTAAGATTTAA
- a CDS encoding inorganic diphosphatase, which yields MDLSRIPAQPKPGILNVLIEIPGGSKNKYEYDKELEAFALDRVLYSSVKYPFDYGFVPNTLADDGDPLDGMVIIDEPTFPGCIIAARPIGMLEMIDGGDRDEKILCVPDKDPRYTHVKSLNDVAPHRLDEIAEFFRSYKNLEKKVTEILAWQDVGKVSALVEQCIKAAK from the coding sequence GTGGACTTATCCCGTATTCCTGCTCAACCAAAACCGGGTATTCTAAATGTTCTGATTGAAATCCCTGGCGGGAGCAAGAATAAATACGAGTATGACAAAGAACTGGAAGCTTTTGCCCTAGACAGAGTGCTTTATTCTTCGGTAAAATATCCATTCGATTACGGCTTTGTGCCGAATACTTTGGCTGATGATGGCGACCCTCTTGATGGGATGGTGATTATCGATGAGCCAACTTTTCCTGGTTGTATTATTGCTGCGCGACCAATAGGTATGTTAGAGATGATTGATGGTGGCGATCGCGATGAAAAAATTCTTTGTGTACCAGACAAAGACCCACGCTATACTCACGTCAAATCTCTTAACGACGTAGCACCACACCGTTTAGATGAAATTGCTGAATTTTTCCGCAGTTATAAAAACTTGGAAAAGAAAGTAACAGAAATTCTCGCTTGGCAAGATGTCGGTAAAGTCTCAGCCTTAGTAGAACAGTGTATTAAAGCTGCTAAATAA
- the panD gene encoding aspartate 1-decarboxylase — protein sequence MQRTVLLAKIHNCTLTGANINYVGSISIDEILLEKAGILPYEQVQVVNVANGERFITYTITAPANSGIIELNGAAARLGIVGDRLIIMAYGQFSLEELKNYSPTVVIVDEKNRLLEVRHYDDLLSKA from the coding sequence ATGCAGCGTACAGTCCTTTTGGCGAAAATACACAACTGCACCCTCACCGGGGCAAATATTAATTATGTAGGAAGTATCAGCATTGATGAAATATTGTTAGAAAAGGCTGGTATTTTACCCTATGAGCAAGTGCAAGTAGTTAACGTTGCCAATGGTGAGCGCTTCATTACATACACAATCACGGCTCCAGCTAATTCGGGAATTATTGAATTAAATGGGGCGGCGGCACGTCTAGGCATTGTAGGCGATCGCTTGATTATAATGGCTTACGGGCAGTTCTCTTTGGAAGAGTTAAAAAATTACTCTCCTACGGTAGTCATTGTGGACGAAAAAAACCGACTATTAGAAGTGCGGCACTACGATGACCTGCTCAGTAAGGCCTAA
- a CDS encoding MBL fold metallo-hydrolase: MSNLAPSDFQSSVTETATTSPISSAGEFFVQFWGVRGLIATPASNANRYGGNTACVEIQVAGKRLIFDGGTGLRTLGKSLRQLQKPVEAYLFFTNSQSNRIQGFPFFAPAFVPENRFHIYGSAASNSASIKQCLCDQMLQPHFPYPFQVMQSELQFYNLLPGGEVQLDDVAIATALINQTQRSIGYRVSWQNKSVAYISDLTKNADPVDQEQILQLVKGVDLLIANATYSPPTANNHESSDLHWQAAVELAQTAAVQQLVISHHHPDDDDNFLDQVQAEVQSVLPHALLASEGSVLSVGK; this comes from the coding sequence ATGTCAAATCTTGCGCCGTCGGATTTCCAAAGTTCCGTAACTGAAACCGCAACTACGTCTCCTATTAGTTCCGCGGGTGAATTTTTTGTGCAATTTTGGGGTGTTAGGGGTTTAATTGCTACCCCTGCTAGTAATGCCAATCGCTATGGTGGTAACACTGCTTGTGTAGAAATACAAGTAGCCGGTAAACGCTTGATTTTTGATGGTGGAACTGGTCTACGCACACTCGGTAAATCTTTGCGACAATTGCAAAAACCCGTAGAGGCGTATTTATTTTTTACCAACTCCCAATCGAATCGTATTCAAGGGTTTCCTTTTTTTGCACCGGCATTTGTCCCAGAAAACCGCTTTCATATTTACGGTTCGGCTGCTTCTAATAGTGCTTCGATTAAACAATGCCTCTGTGACCAAATGCTACAGCCGCACTTTCCTTATCCATTCCAGGTGATGCAATCAGAATTGCAGTTTTATAATTTGCTACCTGGTGGCGAGGTGCAGTTAGATGATGTTGCGATCGCCACAGCATTGATTAATCAAACTCAGCGTTCTATTGGCTACCGAGTTTCTTGGCAGAACAAAAGTGTTGCCTATATCAGTGATTTAACTAAAAATGCTGATCCTGTTGATCAAGAGCAGATTTTACAGCTGGTAAAAGGTGTGGATTTGCTGATTGCCAATGCTACTTACAGTCCGCCTACAGCTAACAACCATGAATCTTCTGATTTACACTGGCAAGCGGCTGTAGAATTAGCTCAAACTGCCGCAGTGCAGCAGTTAGTCATTTCTCATCATCATCCAGACGACGATGATAATTTTCTCGACCAAGTGCAAGCTGAGGTGCAATCTGTTCTTCCGCACGCCTTACTAGCTTCCGAAGGTTCAGTGTTGTCGGTTGGCAAGTAA
- a CDS encoding ferredoxin family protein: MPHTIVTDVCQGVADCVDACPVACIHEGPGKNVQGTDWYWIDFATCIDCGICFQVCPVAGAIVQEERPDLQKTP; this comes from the coding sequence ATGCCGCACACAATTGTAACTGATGTTTGTCAAGGCGTTGCCGACTGCGTAGATGCTTGTCCTGTAGCCTGCATCCATGAAGGGCCTGGCAAAAATGTTCAAGGAACCGATTGGTACTGGATTGACTTTGCTACCTGCATTGATTGTGGAATATGTTTCCAAGTATGCCCAGTAGCAGGTGCGATCGTTCAAGAAGAACGGCCAGATTTGCAAAAAACACCTTGA
- a CDS encoding ATP phosphoribosyltransferase regulatory subunit: MVYQPAAGARDLLPLDVAQKRWIEDRLQQVFHRWGYHKIITSTLERMDTLMAGEAIQRQMVIQLQNSEDEELGLRPELTASIARAVVTRMEAVTYPQRLYYHANVFRHIWENRHNRQQEFYQAGVELLGVGGLRANAEVLLLVGNCLDALGLRDWQIVLGEAGITRSLLQAFPANIQAKVRQAIAHLDRVTIDTLPLSEDLRDRARIMLDLRGKSQDVLQKVSSLGLDAEQQAAVNSLNSLVELLEGERNFPVILDLSLIQTIDYYTGIVFEIVNNSDYPARVLGRGGRYDQLLGLYHPQGENIPGIGFVLNIEDLYQVLLSSQQLPQDIPASNWLVVPETENAEAAAFAYSQKLRDSTHLVIVEMELGGRDAEAIRQYASDRRIAQIAWIKADGSPTIESISQ, translated from the coding sequence ATGGTGTATCAACCAGCAGCGGGAGCAAGGGATTTATTACCTTTAGATGTGGCTCAAAAACGCTGGATTGAAGATAGGTTACAGCAAGTGTTCCATCGTTGGGGATATCACAAGATTATTACCTCAACGTTGGAACGAATGGACACCTTGATGGCGGGGGAAGCAATTCAACGCCAGATGGTGATTCAACTGCAAAATTCTGAAGATGAAGAATTAGGGTTACGTCCAGAACTGACAGCTTCTATTGCGCGTGCTGTAGTTACGCGTATGGAAGCTGTTACCTATCCGCAACGACTTTATTATCATGCCAATGTCTTCCGACACATTTGGGAAAATCGGCACAATCGCCAGCAAGAGTTTTATCAAGCTGGTGTGGAACTTTTAGGTGTTGGCGGATTGCGGGCTAATGCTGAAGTACTGCTTTTGGTGGGTAATTGTTTAGACGCACTGGGTTTGCGAGATTGGCAGATAGTCTTGGGCGAAGCGGGAATTACCCGATCGCTTTTGCAAGCTTTTCCGGCTAATATCCAAGCAAAAGTGCGTCAGGCGATCGCTCACCTTGACCGTGTGACCATCGATACTTTGCCGCTAAGTGAAGATTTGCGCGATCGCGCCAGAATCATGCTCGACCTGCGCGGCAAAAGTCAAGACGTATTACAAAAAGTCAGTAGTCTCGGTTTAGACGCAGAACAGCAAGCAGCAGTAAATAGCCTCAATTCTCTAGTAGAGTTACTGGAAGGAGAAAGGAATTTTCCGGTAATTTTGGATCTCAGTTTGATCCAGACCATTGACTACTACACAGGTATTGTCTTTGAAATTGTCAATAATAGCGATTACCCAGCCAGAGTTTTAGGGCGGGGTGGTCGTTACGACCAACTTTTAGGACTGTATCACCCCCAAGGCGAAAACATCCCCGGCATTGGTTTTGTCCTCAACATTGAAGATTTATACCAAGTTCTGTTATCTAGTCAGCAATTGCCGCAAGATATCCCTGCCAGCAACTGGTTAGTAGTGCCAGAAACAGAAAATGCTGAGGCGGCTGCTTTTGCATATTCCCAAAAACTCCGTGATTCTACTCATCTAGTCATAGTGGAAATGGAACTAGGAGGCAGAGATGCAGAAGCTATCCGTCAGTATGCCAGCGATCGCCGAATTGCCCAAATCGCTTGGATTAAAGCCGATGGTTCCCCCACAATAGAAAGTATTAGCCAATAG
- a CDS encoding DnaJ domain-containing protein produces MSLKIDRGLFKYDFIDHHAVLCVSVDADVKEIRKHYLQIARRLHPDSNASATPGEKKLASELLSKLVNPAYEALSGDRTRTEYMIILSQMGKRLVQDSASIELTTDLARQLAAAPNIDHSYKTAIAKIAETQYNSLQQVIPIIAQISELNLVYLMRSAGKAFSSQSAAPKSAPSANTPPNTAAAPPPPPAPPKEDSAAEQYIRRAQGLIEKNQFAQAKVELQDALKLAPKSGRCHSLIALVYLKQNQLKMAKIHFDNALKLDPTDQIAATWKPKIDKALSQQSGGSKATPSAKTGNTQPEKSGGGGLFGGLFGGNKK; encoded by the coding sequence ATGTCGCTAAAAATAGATCGTGGACTGTTTAAATATGACTTCATAGACCATCATGCAGTCTTGTGCGTTTCAGTGGATGCGGATGTGAAAGAGATCCGCAAGCATTATCTGCAAATTGCTCGTCGTTTGCATCCTGATAGTAATGCTTCTGCCACTCCTGGGGAAAAAAAGCTGGCTAGTGAATTATTATCTAAGTTGGTTAACCCAGCTTATGAAGCACTATCTGGCGATCGCACCCGCACAGAATACATGATAATTTTGTCTCAAATGGGTAAGCGTTTAGTGCAAGATTCGGCTTCCATAGAACTTACCACCGATTTAGCCAGACAGCTGGCGGCGGCTCCCAATATTGATCATTCCTATAAAACTGCGATCGCTAAAATTGCGGAAACTCAATACAATTCCTTACAGCAAGTAATACCTATCATTGCTCAAATTAGTGAGTTGAACTTAGTCTATTTAATGCGGAGTGCAGGTAAAGCGTTCTCTAGCCAATCGGCTGCGCCTAAATCTGCACCGAGCGCCAACACTCCCCCAAATACAGCCGCAGCACCGCCACCACCGCCAGCGCCACCAAAAGAAGACTCAGCCGCGGAACAATATATTCGTCGGGCGCAAGGTCTAATTGAGAAAAACCAATTTGCTCAAGCCAAAGTCGAGTTGCAAGATGCACTGAAACTCGCACCCAAGAGTGGCCGCTGTCATAGTTTGATTGCTTTAGTTTATTTAAAGCAAAATCAGCTAAAAATGGCCAAGATTCATTTTGATAATGCTTTAAAATTAGACCCGACAGACCAAATAGCGGCCACATGGAAACCTAAAATAGATAAAGCTTTGAGTCAACAATCAGGTGGTTCTAAAGCGACTCCATCTGCCAAAACTGGGAATACACAACCAGAGAAATCGGGAGGTGGAGGTTTATTTGGAGGTTTGTTTGGTGGGAATAAAAAATAA